CTATGGATGAATACACAAATAGATGGGCAAATACAAAGGAAGTTATTAGCGTAAGTTTTTTACTATACAGCCTTCTTGATTCTATAATTGATCAGTATATAGATACAGTAAGTAAGTTCGATGATTTTTTCGATTCTATAGGTGAGCGGATATTTTCTGGAGAGTATTTCGATATTACCAGTCAAAAAGAATGGTTTAATATGCGTAAATCATTGGTACAATTTCATCGAGTAATCAGTTCGATGCGAGAAGCATTAAGTGTCTTGATTCGAAGAGAAAATCATTTTATAGATGAAAATATGGTGCCGTATTTTCACGACTTACATGACCACCTAATCAGAGTATATGAGTCATCGGATGTTTTACGAGAACTTGTGGCAACAATAAGTGAAACCAATCTTAATCTTCGGGACTATCGACAGAATCAGATTGTAAAACAAGTAACTAGTTGGGCAGCTATTGTTGCTGTACCTACCTTGGTCACCGGCTTTTACGGGAT
This window of the Acidimicrobiia bacterium genome carries:
- a CDS encoding magnesium transporter CorA family protein, which translates into the protein MATTKTIAFTNGVFSSQDFPIETISDLLKSNTTMVSVDFTSPSESDLSSVAKELGLHELAVEDALHSHQRPKIDYYADHIFLACHSLKLNIDTGELQVIEIDSFIQSNCMITVHGENFSMDEYTNRWANTKEVISVSFLLYSLLDSIIDQYIDTVSKFDDFFDSIGERIFSGEYFDITSQKEWFNMRKSLVQFHRVISSMREALSVLIRRENHFIDENMVPYFHDLHDHLIRVYESSDVLRELVATISETNLNLRDYRQNQIVKQVTSWAAIVAVPTLVTGFYGMNVPFPGSGETSGVFVASGLGLSASLLLFWIFRKRDWI